One genomic region from Candidatus Eisenbacteria bacterium encodes:
- the carB gene encoding carbamoyl-phosphate synthase large subunit — protein MSTPGFETRRDLETILILGSGPIVIGQACEFDYSGTQACRALRAVGYRVVLVNSNPATIMTDAPMADRTYLEPVTADVVERVIAIEKPDALLPTMGGQTALNVAVELAVSGALERHGVEMIGASLETIRRAESREVFRDCMLAAGLKLPDSRAVRTVEDGVRFARQVGLPVIVRASFALGGAGSGAAHDEADLRRRLELCLQASATHEALVEQSLLGHLEFELEMMRDRADNAVVVCSIENLDPMGVHTGDSVTVAPQQTLGDREYQGMRDDALKVMRAVGVETGGSNIQFAVDPRTRERYVIEMNPRVSRSSALASKATGFPIAKIAAWLAVGATLDQIPNDITRRTPASFEPALDYVAVKIPRWAFEKFPAAEPVLGTQMKSVGEVMGLGRSFQEAFLKALRSLESPSQGWRGEYGAGPLGPEELGRARPGRWLAMRQALREGRSPAELARWTHVHPWFLEQFRQMVELEEEVRAAGTGFVTDLPLLERAKRRGFGDADLAAFSGSPEAGVRAAREAAGLVPAMKAVDTCAAEFEAETPYFYSTYGEQDESRAGAGRTILVLGSGPNRIGQGLEFDYCCVQACLELREAGYQVVMINSNPETVSTDYDVSDRLYFEPLTLENVLAVVATERPIGVLVQLGGQTPLSLARGLAEAGVNILGTGWDAIDRAENRLRFSELVRELGLRQPVCTTAWNADDAVAAAEGMGWPILARPSYVLGGRGMRILFGPDDLAALLKEVAISREEPLLLDRFLEDAIELEVDAVCDGERVWLGAIMEHLEAAGIHSGDSSCVIPAFSVGRETLAEIAAQTTKLALALPVVGLMNVQFALRNDTLYVLEANPRASRTVPFVSKAAGWPLARVAARVMAGGKLPSDRPPVEGDPQHVSLKHPALPFDRFPGVDTLLGPEMKSTGEVMGISDNMGLAYAKAKLALGERLPLKGRAFLSVCDQDKRAIVFMAKQLRHLGFELLATGGTALMLRRNGIPARPVFKVHEGGPNAEDLITRGEVDLVINTPLGRESQFDEVRIRRAALQCRVPCLTTLAAASAAIHAIEALQRGDFPVYALQDLHPGGGGS, from the coding sequence GTGAGCACGCCGGGCTTCGAGACGCGCCGCGACCTGGAGACCATCCTGATCCTGGGCTCCGGGCCCATCGTGATCGGGCAGGCGTGCGAGTTCGACTATTCCGGCACGCAGGCGTGCCGCGCGCTGCGCGCGGTGGGCTACCGGGTGGTGCTGGTGAACTCGAATCCGGCCACCATCATGACCGACGCTCCCATGGCCGACCGCACCTACCTGGAGCCGGTGACCGCCGACGTGGTGGAGCGCGTGATCGCCATCGAGAAGCCGGATGCGCTGCTGCCCACCATGGGCGGGCAGACCGCGCTCAACGTGGCGGTGGAGCTGGCGGTCTCCGGGGCCCTGGAGCGGCACGGGGTGGAGATGATCGGCGCCTCCCTGGAGACCATCCGGCGCGCCGAGAGCCGCGAGGTGTTCCGCGACTGCATGCTCGCCGCCGGGCTGAAGCTGCCCGACAGCCGCGCCGTGCGCACGGTGGAGGACGGTGTGCGCTTCGCGCGCCAGGTGGGCCTGCCGGTGATCGTGCGCGCCTCCTTCGCGCTGGGCGGCGCGGGCAGCGGCGCGGCCCACGACGAGGCCGACCTGCGGCGCCGCCTGGAGCTGTGCCTGCAGGCCAGCGCCACGCACGAGGCGCTGGTGGAGCAGAGCCTGCTGGGCCACCTGGAGTTCGAGCTGGAGATGATGCGCGATCGCGCGGACAACGCCGTGGTGGTGTGCTCCATCGAGAACCTGGACCCCATGGGCGTGCACACCGGCGACAGCGTCACCGTGGCCCCCCAGCAGACGCTGGGGGATCGCGAGTACCAGGGCATGCGCGACGACGCGCTGAAGGTGATGCGCGCCGTGGGCGTGGAGACGGGCGGCTCGAACATCCAGTTCGCGGTGGACCCGCGCACCCGCGAGCGCTACGTGATCGAGATGAACCCGCGCGTCTCGCGCAGCTCCGCGCTGGCCTCCAAGGCCACCGGCTTCCCCATCGCCAAGATCGCGGCGTGGCTGGCGGTGGGCGCCACGCTGGACCAGATCCCCAACGACATCACCCGCCGCACCCCGGCCAGCTTCGAGCCCGCCCTGGACTACGTGGCGGTGAAGATCCCGCGCTGGGCGTTCGAGAAGTTCCCCGCCGCCGAGCCGGTGCTGGGCACGCAGATGAAGTCCGTGGGCGAGGTGATGGGGCTGGGGCGCAGCTTCCAGGAGGCGTTCCTCAAGGCGCTGCGCTCGCTGGAGTCGCCCTCGCAGGGCTGGCGCGGCGAGTATGGCGCCGGGCCGCTGGGCCCGGAGGAGCTGGGCAGGGCCCGACCCGGGCGCTGGCTGGCCATGCGACAGGCGCTGCGCGAGGGGCGGAGCCCCGCAGAGCTGGCCCGCTGGACGCACGTGCACCCGTGGTTCCTGGAGCAGTTCCGCCAGATGGTGGAGCTGGAGGAGGAGGTCCGGGCGGCCGGCACCGGCTTCGTGACCGACCTGCCGCTGCTGGAGCGGGCCAAGCGCCGTGGCTTCGGCGACGCGGATCTGGCGGCGTTCTCGGGATCGCCCGAAGCCGGGGTGCGCGCGGCCCGCGAGGCCGCGGGCCTGGTCCCGGCGATGAAGGCCGTGGACACCTGCGCCGCGGAATTCGAGGCCGAGACGCCGTACTTCTACTCCACCTACGGCGAGCAGGACGAATCCCGCGCCGGTGCGGGAAGGACCATCCTGGTGCTGGGCAGCGGCCCCAACCGGATCGGGCAGGGCCTGGAGTTCGACTACTGCTGCGTCCAGGCGTGCCTGGAGCTGCGCGAGGCCGGCTACCAGGTGGTGATGATCAATTCCAACCCCGAAACCGTCAGCACCGATTATGATGTGTCCGACCGGCTGTACTTCGAGCCACTGACGCTGGAGAACGTGCTGGCGGTGGTGGCGACGGAGCGTCCCATCGGGGTGCTGGTGCAGCTGGGCGGGCAGACGCCGCTCTCGCTGGCGCGCGGGCTGGCCGAGGCCGGGGTCAACATCCTGGGCACCGGCTGGGACGCCATCGACCGCGCCGAGAACCGCCTGCGCTTCTCCGAGCTGGTGCGCGAGCTGGGGCTGCGACAGCCGGTGTGCACCACGGCCTGGAACGCCGACGACGCCGTCGCCGCGGCCGAGGGCATGGGCTGGCCCATCCTCGCGCGGCCCTCGTACGTGCTGGGGGGCCGCGGGATGCGGATCCTGTTCGGCCCGGACGACCTGGCGGCGCTGCTGAAGGAAGTCGCCATCTCGCGCGAGGAGCCGCTGCTGCTCGACCGCTTCCTGGAGGACGCGATCGAGCTGGAAGTGGATGCCGTGTGCGACGGCGAGCGCGTGTGGCTGGGCGCCATCATGGAGCACCTCGAGGCCGCGGGCATCCACTCCGGCGACTCGTCGTGCGTCATCCCGGCGTTCTCGGTGGGCCGCGAGACGCTGGCCGAGATCGCCGCGCAGACCACGAAGCTGGCGCTGGCGCTGCCGGTGGTGGGACTGATGAACGTGCAGTTCGCGCTGCGCAACGACACGCTGTACGTGCTCGAGGCCAACCCGCGCGCCTCGCGCACGGTGCCCTTCGTGAGCAAGGCCGCGGGCTGGCCGCTGGCGCGGGTGGCCGCGCGCGTGATGGCGGGCGGGAAGCTGCCCTCGGACCGCCCCCCGGTCGAGGGCGACCCGCAGCACGTGTCGCTCAAGCACCCGGCGCTGCCCTTCGACCGGTTCCCCGGAGTGGACACGCTGCTGGGCCCGGAAATGAAGTCCACGGGCGAGGTGATGGGGATTTCCGACAACATGGGCCTGGCCTACGCGAAGGCCAAGCTGGCGCTGGGGGAGCGCCTGCCGCTGAAGGGGCGCGCGTTCCTGTCGGTGTGCGACCAGGACAAGCGGGCCATCGTGTTCATGGCCAAGCAGCTCCGGCACCTGGGCTTCGAGCTGCTGGCCACCGGCGGCACGGCGCTGATGCTCAGGCGCAACGGCATCCCGGCGCGCCCGGTGTTCAAGGTGCACGAGGGCGGCCCCAACGCCGAGGATCTGATCACGCGCGGGGAGGTGGACCTGGTGATCAACACGCCGCTGGGCCGGGAGTCGCAGTTCGACGAGGTCCGCATCCGGCGCGCCGCGCTGCAGTGCCGCGTGCCGTGCCTGACCACGCTGGCGGCCGCGTCCGCCGCGATCCACGCCATCGAGGCGCTGCAGCGCGGGGACTTCCCGGTGTACGCGCTTCAAGACCTGCATCCCGGCGGGGGCGGATCGTGA